Proteins encoded by one window of Branchiostoma floridae strain S238N-H82 chromosome 6, Bfl_VNyyK, whole genome shotgun sequence:
- the LOC118418153 gene encoding tripartite motif-containing protein 2-like — protein sequence MASATEQSFKQKILEEDLCCGICQETFRRPKALPCLHTFCEECLTETANLGDLCCPLCRREVPLSTDGVAGLPDNYQLSELCKKFSELPADQEEDESPRCDYHPSNEVRLFCKGSKCNVPICVQCFEDSHSDHKVVPVKQAVEKRMTKVNPLLKEKKTQIEELREYLKEIRHLESQITDAKCLSEKNILDSYTERAKLLAEDKDRLLSDVQRSYQDAMKDVNAEKDAVLQQLKDLTDVVEEVEQTKEKHALKFLRHEPDELRDKLEETKVDPIFAPLEVTATICRPHKIKKEQLVNGELVSEVFTAKTRWQAVVMLLSHVKLRAFTVVETVYNDLKSMKQ from the coding sequence ATGGCGTCCGCGACAGAACAGAGCTTTAAGCAGAAGATTCTGGAAGAAGATCTGTGCTGTGGGATCTGCCAGGAAACGTTCCGGCGCCCCAAAGCGCTACCTTGCCTACACACGTTCTGCGAGGAGTGTCTTACAGAGACGGCTAATCTTGGAGACCTTTGCTGTCCTCTGTGCCGCCGTGAGGTGCCGTTATCGACAGACGGTGTAGCAGGCCTCCCGGATAACTACCAACTCTCGGAGCTGTGCAAGAAATTCTCCGAGCTACCAGCTGACCAGGAGGAAGATGAATCACCGCGCTGTGATTACCACCCTTCCAACGAAGTACGACTTTTCTGCAAGGGCTCAAAATGCAACGTTCCTATCTGTGTTCAGTGCTTTGAAGATTCTCACAGCGACCACAAGGTTGTGCCAGTGAAACAGGCAGTCGAGAAGCGCATGACAAAAGTCAATCCGTTGCTAAAGGAGAAGAAGACGCAGATAGAAGAACTTCGCGAGTATCTGAAGGAAATTCGACACCTGGAGTCCCAGATCACTGACGCGAAGTGCTTGAGCGAAAAGAACATTCTGGACTCATACACTGAAAGGGCGAAGCTACTCGCCGAAGACAAGGACAGGCTTCTTAGCGACGTTCAGAGAAGCTATCAAGACGCCATGAAGGACGTAAATGCCGAGAAAGACGCTGTCTTACAGCAGCTGAAAGACTTGACGGACGTCGTCGAAGAAGTTGAACAGACCAAAGAAAAACACGCACTCAAGTTTCTCCGTCATGAACCAGACGAACTTCGTGATAAACTGGAAGAAACCAAAGTAGACCCCATTTTCGCTCCTTTGGAAGTCACGGCCACCATTTGTCGTCCACACAAAATCAAAAAGGAACAACTGGTAAATGGGGAGTTGGTGTCAGAAGTCTTCACCGCGAAAACTCGGTGGCAGGCTGTCGTCATGCTCTTGTCTCACGTCAAACTGAGAGCGTTCACGGTGGTAGAAACGGTGTACAACGACTTGAAGTCAATGAAGCAGTGA